In a genomic window of Chrysemys picta bellii isolate R12L10 chromosome 1, ASM1138683v2, whole genome shotgun sequence:
- the LOC101935235 gene encoding olfactory receptor 51G2-like yields the protein MSAVNNTKFNYEEFLLTGIPELEDVHLWISIPFFLIYGISIVGNSVILFIIKTDPSLHEPMYIFLSMLAITDLALSIATMPTTLAIFLFNSREISPNACFAQLFFIHSLSKIESSVLLLMAFDRFIAIRDPLRYASILTPPRIAKMGLVLVLRGVAVVFPLPFLLKRFRYCRTNVLSHSYCLHQEVMKMACSDITVNSIYGLFIIVSTVGLDSLLILLSYVMILKTVLSITSQAECLRALNTCVSHLCAVLLFYTPEIGLSLIHRFGNSSSHLLQILLGYIALLVPPLMNPIVYSVKSKHLRARIIRVFIK from the coding sequence atgtcagctgtcaatAACACCAAATTCAACTATGAAGAGTTTCTTCTCACTGGGATACCTGAGCTGGAAGACGTCCATCTCTGGATCTCTATCCCCTTCTTTTTAATATATGGTATTTCTATagtaggaaattcagtcattctgttcatcataaaaacagatccaagcctccatgagcccatgtacattttcctttccatgttggccatCACAGACCTTGCCTTATCGATAGCCACCATGCCGACGACACTGGCTATATTCTTGTTTAACTCTAGGGAGATCAGCCCCAATGCATGTTTtgcccagctgttcttcatccactcGCTTTCAAAAATTGAATCCTCCGTACTCCTGctgatggcctttgaccgcttcatTGCGATCCGTGACCcactgagatatgcttccatcttaacccCACCAAGAATAGCCAAGATGGGACTGGTATTAGTGCTAAGAGGGGTGGCCGTAGTATTCCCACTCCCCTTTCTACTGAAACGGTTCCGATACTGTCGAACCAATGTTCTCTCCCATTCctactgtctacaccaggaggtCATGAAGATGGCTTGTTCAGACATCACAGTCAACAGTATCTATGGCTTGTTCATAATAGTCTCCACGGTGGGGTTGGACTCACTGCTCATCCTGCTatcttatgtgatgatcctcaaaacagtgctgagcatcACATCCCAGGCGGAGTGCctcagggccctgaacacctgtgtctcccacctctgtgccgtCCTGCTCTTCTACACACCAGAGATCGGCCTGTCTCTGATACACAGATTTGGGAATAGCTCTTCTCACTTGCTTCAGATTCTTCTGGGCTACATCGCCCTTCTGGTCCCGCCCCTGATGAACCCAATTGTGTACAGCGTGAAAAGCAAACATCTTCGTGCGAGGATAATCAGGGTGTTCATCAAGTGA